From the genome of Halorussus caseinilyticus, one region includes:
- the pdxS gene encoding pyridoxal 5'-phosphate synthase lyase subunit PdxS codes for MAEETDIEQLKRGSELVKRGFARMQKGGVIMDVVNREQARIAEDAGAVAVMALEAVPADIRKRGGVARMADPADVEEIIDEVSIPVMGKSRIGHTKEAEILEAVGVDMIDESEVLTPADDRYHIDKREFTSPFVCGARNLGEALRRIEEGAAMIRTKGEAGTGDVNQAVHHQRAIKGAIRKIEGMTKEEREAFAREIEAPAPLVHETAEEGRLPVVNFAAGGIATPADAALMMHHGCDGIFVGSGIFGAEDPEAMADAIVEATNNWDDPERLASISKNIGSGMKGEANADLPEDEKLQGRGN; via the coding sequence ATGGCCGAAGAAACCGACATCGAGCAACTCAAGCGAGGTAGCGAACTCGTCAAGCGCGGGTTCGCTCGGATGCAGAAGGGCGGCGTCATCATGGACGTGGTGAACCGCGAGCAGGCCCGCATCGCCGAGGACGCGGGTGCCGTCGCGGTGATGGCGCTGGAAGCGGTTCCGGCCGACATCCGCAAGCGCGGCGGCGTCGCGCGGATGGCCGACCCCGCCGACGTGGAGGAAATCATCGACGAGGTGTCCATCCCGGTGATGGGCAAGTCCCGAATCGGCCACACCAAGGAGGCCGAGATTCTGGAGGCGGTCGGCGTGGACATGATAGACGAGTCGGAGGTGCTGACGCCCGCCGACGACCGCTACCACATCGACAAGCGCGAGTTCACCTCGCCGTTCGTCTGCGGCGCGCGCAACCTCGGCGAGGCCCTGCGCCGCATCGAGGAGGGCGCGGCGATGATTCGCACGAAGGGCGAAGCGGGCACCGGCGACGTGAATCAGGCGGTCCACCACCAGCGCGCCATCAAGGGCGCGATTCGCAAAATCGAGGGCATGACCAAGGAAGAGCGCGAGGCCTTCGCCCGCGAAATCGAGGCCCCCGCTCCACTCGTCCACGAGACTGCCGAGGAGGGTCGCCTCCCGGTCGTCAACTTCGCGGCGGGCGGCATCGCCACGCCCGCGGACGCCGCGCTGATGATGCACCACGGGTGCGACGGCATCTTCGTCGGGTCGGGCATCTTCGGTGCCGAGGACCCCGAGGCGATGGCCGACGCCATCGTGGAGGCGACGAACAACTGGGACGACCCCGAGCGACTCGCGTCCATCAGCAAGAACATCGGGTCGGGCATGAAAGGCGAGGCAAACGCCGACCTGCCCGAAGACGAGAAGTTGCAGGGCCGCGGGAACTGA
- a CDS encoding 30S ribosomal protein S8e has protein sequence MKDQGGSTRKRTGGRLRPSSKKKKHELGREPTETTVGESRLRTTDTRGNTQKVRALSTDVASVAIDGETVEAEIEDVVENDANPNYVRRNIVTKGALIETSEGKARVTSRPGQTGNVNAVLVDE, from the coding sequence ATGAAAGACCAAGGAGGCTCCACGCGCAAGCGTACCGGCGGCCGACTCCGACCGTCCAGCAAGAAGAAGAAGCACGAACTGGGCCGTGAACCCACCGAGACCACCGTCGGCGAGTCCCGACTCCGGACCACCGACACCCGCGGCAACACCCAGAAGGTCCGCGCACTCTCGACGGATGTCGCCAGCGTCGCCATCGACGGCGAAACCGTCGAGGCCGAAATCGAGGATGTCGTGGAGAACGACGCCAACCCGAACTACGTCCGACGGAACATCGTGACCAAGGGCGCGCTCATCGAGACCAGCGAAGGAAAGGCCCGCGTCACCTCCCGACCCGGCCAGACCGGTAACGTGAACGCGGTTCTCGTAGACGAGTAA
- a CDS encoding DUF2240 family protein: protein MSLRSAVAAPFQQKGTESMPESEFVVALSLDRDWFSPDQAERLIDVAAGQGLLARSDGEVVAEFDADEVEIPEEFVPDESILQEQSTFEKLLDKVVSAGTDKQTAVAEINELQSRLGVTIEAAAVVYARRRGVDASAEAADAREELKAD, encoded by the coding sequence ATGAGTCTCCGAAGCGCAGTCGCCGCCCCGTTCCAGCAGAAGGGCACCGAATCGATGCCCGAGAGCGAGTTCGTCGTCGCGCTGTCGCTGGACCGCGACTGGTTCTCGCCCGACCAAGCCGAGCGTCTCATCGACGTGGCGGCCGGACAGGGCCTGCTGGCCCGGAGCGACGGCGAGGTGGTCGCGGAGTTCGACGCCGACGAGGTGGAGATTCCCGAGGAGTTCGTCCCCGACGAGTCCATCCTACAGGAGCAATCGACGTTCGAGAAGTTGCTCGACAAGGTGGTCTCGGCCGGGACCGACAAACAGACCGCGGTGGCCGAAATCAACGAACTCCAGAGTCGCCTCGGCGTGACCATCGAAGCCGCGGCGGTGGTGTACGCCCGGCGGCGCGGCGTGGACGCGAGCGCGGAGGCCGCCGACGCGCGAGAGGAGTTGAAAGCGGACTAG
- a CDS encoding DUF1405 domain-containing protein, which yields MSVPLPDRADLPRYVAPLPESLEDFALRFAWVIVAVNLAGTAFGFWYYGFHPLPLSDPLVTWQFAVEPPVMWPFVPDSPVATFFIAASLALWKLGRNSEVVNALAFFGCLKLGLWTPFTLLAFMEGFSYNSVLMYNFLFWSHLGMVAEAFLIHRYSDFPVGAVFVAVVWYLFNDVVDYFLPVVGTPHHTALPGQEVLETVRGFSHPSPTHEIAAAGAVVITVAATFLALSTRVKKLEARL from the coding sequence ATGTCCGTGCCGCTCCCCGACCGGGCCGACCTGCCGCGATACGTCGCCCCCCTGCCGGAGTCGCTGGAGGACTTCGCCCTCCGGTTCGCGTGGGTCATCGTCGCGGTCAACCTCGCCGGGACCGCGTTCGGTTTCTGGTACTACGGCTTCCACCCGCTTCCGCTGTCGGACCCCCTCGTCACGTGGCAGTTCGCGGTCGAACCGCCGGTGATGTGGCCGTTCGTCCCCGACAGTCCGGTGGCGACGTTCTTCATCGCGGCCAGCCTCGCGCTCTGGAAACTCGGCCGGAACTCGGAGGTGGTCAACGCGCTGGCCTTTTTCGGGTGTCTCAAACTCGGTCTCTGGACGCCGTTCACCCTGCTGGCGTTCATGGAGGGGTTCTCGTACAACTCGGTGCTGATGTACAACTTCCTGTTCTGGAGCCACCTCGGGATGGTCGCCGAGGCGTTCCTGATTCATCGGTACAGCGACTTCCCGGTCGGCGCGGTGTTCGTCGCGGTGGTCTGGTACCTCTTCAACGACGTGGTGGACTACTTCCTCCCCGTCGTCGGCACCCCCCACCACACCGCGCTTCCGGGCCAAGAAGTGCTTGAGACGGTGCGCGGGTTCTCCCACCCCTCGCCGACCCACGAAATCGCGGCGGCCGGAGCCGTCGTGATTACGGTCGCGGCGACGTTTCTGGCGCTCTCGACGCGGGTGAAGAAGTTGGAAGCGAGACTGTAG
- a CDS encoding adenylate kinase, with translation MNPHVLILGAPGAGKGTQSDRIVEEFGVEHVTTGDALRSNKQMDIGHLGLEYDTPGEYMDQGELVPDEVVNEIVEKALSDADGYVLDGYPRNLDQAEHLSDITTLDAVLYLDVDEDVLVERLTGRRVCEECGAAYHVDFNPPEEEGVCDKCGGDLYQREDDTEETARERIRVYEENTAPVVEFYDDVGSLVRIDGEQTPDEVWDDVKMALEEHA, from the coding sequence ATGAACCCGCACGTTCTGATACTCGGCGCGCCGGGCGCAGGCAAAGGAACCCAGAGCGACCGCATCGTCGAGGAGTTCGGCGTCGAACACGTCACGACGGGTGACGCCCTCCGGTCGAACAAGCAGATGGACATCGGACACCTCGGCTTGGAGTACGACACGCCGGGCGAGTACATGGACCAAGGCGAACTCGTCCCCGACGAAGTGGTCAACGAAATCGTCGAAAAGGCGCTGTCGGACGCCGACGGCTACGTGCTGGACGGCTACCCCCGAAACCTCGACCAAGCCGAACACCTCTCGGACATCACGACCCTCGACGCAGTTCTCTACCTCGACGTGGACGAGGACGTACTGGTCGAGCGACTGACCGGCCGTCGGGTCTGCGAGGAGTGCGGCGCGGCCTACCACGTCGATTTCAATCCGCCGGAGGAAGAGGGCGTCTGCGACAAGTGCGGCGGCGACCTCTATCAGCGCGAGGACGACACCGAGGAGACCGCCCGCGAGCGAATCCGGGTCTACGAGGAGAACACCGCGCCGGTCGTAGAGTTCTACGACGACGTTGGGAGTCTGGTCCGCATCGACGGCGAACAGACCCCCGACGAGGTGTGGGACGACGTGAAGATGGCCCTCGAAGAACACGCCTGA
- a CDS encoding AI-2E family transporter, which yields MGWVREFSFDRERLAWWLVAAGLAVAVGYVVSSFLGTFLLGLFVYYATRPMYRRLLGRVRQPTLTAAAALLGLALPGLVLLGYTIVVSVRELSSLAGIGFAEFEGVLGPYVDTSLLLDPQKLLGIVQANPQQFVTDRGADAAREILESVVAVLGVLASTALGIIIVLVVAFYLLRDDHRLAAWFRTEVAGRDSPTVAFARAVDDDLETVYFGNILTAFVIGVVAAVVYNLLDTVAPAVVSVPSPTLLGLLTGLASLVPVVGMKLVYVPLGIVLAVVAGVSDPTLLWFPAVFLLVAFVVVDTVPELVLRPYVSGGDLHTGLVMLAYVLGPVLFGWYGLFLGPLLLVLVVHFVRVIVPELVERDEFDVESDTTDSGVPSGSSGRRAHARPPVAALARRERSPDGGSGSSLSDGGSEQATGDESA from the coding sequence ATGGGCTGGGTACGGGAGTTCTCCTTCGACCGCGAACGCCTCGCGTGGTGGCTGGTCGCCGCCGGGTTAGCCGTCGCGGTGGGCTACGTCGTCTCGTCGTTCCTCGGCACGTTCCTGCTCGGGTTGTTCGTCTACTACGCGACTCGGCCGATGTACCGGCGACTGCTCGGCCGGGTGCGCCAACCGACGCTGACCGCGGCCGCGGCGCTCCTCGGACTCGCGCTTCCGGGACTGGTTCTGCTCGGGTACACCATCGTCGTCAGCGTCCGCGAGTTGAGTTCGCTGGCGGGAATCGGCTTCGCGGAGTTCGAAGGCGTTCTCGGTCCCTACGTGGACACCTCGCTGTTGCTCGACCCGCAGAAGTTGCTCGGAATCGTGCAGGCCAACCCCCAGCAGTTCGTCACCGACCGCGGCGCTGACGCCGCCCGCGAGATTCTCGAATCGGTCGTCGCGGTCCTCGGCGTCCTCGCAAGCACCGCGCTCGGAATCATCATCGTGCTGGTGGTCGCGTTCTACCTGCTCCGGGACGACCACCGACTCGCGGCGTGGTTCCGCACGGAAGTCGCGGGCAGAGACAGTCCGACCGTCGCGTTCGCGCGGGCCGTGGACGACGACCTCGAAACCGTCTACTTCGGCAACATCCTGACGGCGTTCGTCATCGGCGTCGTGGCCGCCGTCGTCTACAACCTCCTCGATACGGTGGCTCCGGCCGTGGTCTCGGTCCCGTCGCCGACGCTTCTCGGCTTGCTGACCGGTCTCGCAAGCCTCGTCCCGGTCGTCGGGATGAAACTCGTCTACGTCCCGCTCGGAATCGTGCTGGCGGTCGTCGCGGGCGTCTCGGACCCGACCCTGCTGTGGTTCCCGGCGGTCTTCCTGCTGGTGGCGTTCGTCGTGGTGGACACGGTTCCGGAACTCGTCTTGCGGCCGTACGTCTCGGGCGGGGACCTCCACACCGGTTTGGTGATGCTCGCGTACGTCCTCGGACCGGTGCTGTTCGGGTGGTACGGACTCTTCCTCGGCCCCCTCTTGCTCGTGTTAGTCGTCCACTTCGTTCGCGTCATCGTGCCCGAGTTGGTCGAACGCGACGAGTTCGATGTCGAGTCCGACACCACCGACTCCGGCGTGCCTTCCGGTTCGTCAGGCCGCCGCGCTCACGCTCGCCCGCCCGTCGCGGCGCTCGCGCGCCGCGAGCGCTCCCCCGACGGCGGGTCGGGCAGTAGCCTCTCGGACGGCGGGTCCGAGCAGGCGACCGGCGACGAGTCGGCGTAG
- a CDS encoding MFS transporter yields MPDGATTEERVSVSQVMDRIPVGRFHRRLLAICGSAWAFDGMEVIIISFTLPVLISAWGLSGLSAGLLGSASLMGMIAGNWAWGWYADERGRIDAFQWTVLTYSLFAGLTAFATGFYSGFALRFLTGVGLGGALAVDTSYLSEHLPTDRRGRYLVYLDAFWPLGNVFAVGLAWLFLSALPTGGTVGVPLLGEVAGWRLLFASAAFPALLVFVIRSQLRETPYYLARKGDVDGANDRIRAIAEENGEEFTPITAESVEIRESASYARLFKSDLRKRTVTIALAWFAINFGYYGVFIWLPQTVGAAGVVESVTLAGTTIEGIYLYFLLIALVQFPGYFSAAYLVEKIGRKPTLGSYLALSGLFTFVFAASMPNVSLFGAGFSGFWPFLGGLLAASFFTLGAWGAIYAYTPELFPTEVRATGNGFAGGVGKIGAVVGPILAGALVEVGYLAALAPLAVAFVLGGLVVFAFGRETMGEPLF; encoded by the coding sequence ATGCCAGACGGAGCTACGACCGAAGAGCGCGTGAGCGTCTCGCAGGTGATGGACCGAATCCCGGTGGGACGATTCCACCGACGACTACTCGCAATCTGCGGGAGCGCGTGGGCGTTCGACGGCATGGAGGTCATCATCATCAGCTTCACGCTCCCGGTCCTCATCTCGGCGTGGGGGCTGTCGGGTCTCTCGGCCGGACTGCTCGGGAGCGCCAGCCTGATGGGAATGATAGCCGGAAACTGGGCGTGGGGCTGGTACGCCGACGAGCGCGGGCGAATCGACGCCTTCCAGTGGACCGTCCTCACCTACTCGCTGTTCGCCGGTCTGACCGCGTTCGCTACCGGCTTTTACTCCGGGTTCGCGCTCCGGTTCCTGACCGGCGTGGGACTGGGCGGCGCGCTCGCGGTTGACACTTCCTATCTCTCCGAACACCTGCCGACCGACCGGCGGGGACGCTATCTGGTCTATCTGGACGCCTTCTGGCCGCTCGGAAACGTCTTCGCCGTCGGACTCGCGTGGCTTTTCCTCTCGGCGCTCCCCACCGGCGGCACCGTCGGGGTCCCCCTCCTCGGCGAAGTCGCGGGGTGGCGACTCCTGTTCGCGAGCGCGGCGTTCCCGGCCCTGCTGGTGTTCGTCATCCGGAGCCAACTCCGCGAGACGCCCTACTACCTCGCCCGGAAGGGCGACGTGGACGGGGCCAACGACCGCATCCGGGCCATCGCCGAGGAGAACGGCGAGGAGTTCACTCCCATCACGGCCGAGTCGGTCGAAATCCGCGAGTCGGCGAGTTACGCTCGCCTTTTCAAGTCCGACCTCCGCAAACGCACCGTCACGATAGCCCTCGCGTGGTTCGCCATCAACTTCGGCTACTACGGCGTATTCATCTGGCTCCCCCAGACGGTCGGCGCGGCGGGCGTCGTCGAGAGCGTCACCCTCGCTGGCACGACGATAGAGGGCATCTACCTCTACTTCCTGCTCATCGCGCTGGTCCAGTTCCCCGGCTACTTCAGCGCGGCCTACCTCGTGGAGAAAATCGGGCGCAAGCCCACGCTCGGGAGCTATCTCGCGCTCTCGGGGCTGTTCACCTTCGTCTTCGCGGCGTCGATGCCCAACGTCTCGCTGTTCGGTGCCGGGTTCTCGGGGTTCTGGCCGTTCCTCGGCGGTCTGCTCGCGGCGAGTTTCTTCACGCTCGGCGCGTGGGGTGCCATCTACGCCTACACGCCCGAACTCTTCCCGACGGAGGTCCGGGCGACGGGCAACGGGTTCGCTGGCGGCGTCGGTAAAATCGGTGCGGTCGTCGGACCGATTCTGGCGGGCGCGCTGGTGGAAGTCGGCTACCTCGCCGCGCTCGCGCCCCTCGCAGTCGCGTTCGTCCTCGGCGGACTCGTCGTCTTTGCCTTCGGACGCGAGACGATGGGCGAACCGCTGTTCTGA
- the radB gene encoding DNA repair and recombination protein RadB, translated as MNEEAIPTGCGPLDDLLGGGFETGTVTQVYGPPAAGKTNVALGAAVEVAAEGDTAVYIDTEGLSLARFEQVAEARADGTDADIEALTSRIIVKEAYDFAEQEEAVRDTAELAERADLVVLDSATGFYRLERAEDEEGGEALREVASQVTHLLSLARKHDLAVVLTNQVYTDPDGDRARPLGGHTLEHWTGTVVRIERFRGGNRRATLEKHRARPAGEKAQFRITDAGIEGVEDVPGV; from the coding sequence GTGAACGAAGAGGCAATCCCGACCGGATGCGGACCGCTCGACGACCTGCTGGGCGGCGGATTCGAGACCGGAACCGTGACGCAGGTGTACGGGCCGCCCGCGGCCGGAAAGACAAACGTCGCGCTCGGCGCGGCGGTCGAAGTCGCCGCCGAGGGCGACACCGCGGTCTACATCGACACCGAGGGACTGTCGCTGGCGCGGTTCGAGCAGGTCGCCGAGGCCCGAGCGGACGGCACCGACGCCGACATCGAAGCCCTGACCTCCCGCATCATCGTCAAGGAGGCCTACGACTTCGCCGAGCAGGAGGAGGCCGTCCGGGACACCGCCGAACTCGCCGAACGCGCCGACCTCGTGGTCCTCGACAGCGCGACCGGGTTCTACCGACTCGAACGCGCCGAGGACGAGGAGGGCGGCGAGGCCCTCCGGGAAGTCGCCAGTCAGGTCACCCACCTCCTCTCGCTGGCCCGGAAACACGACCTCGCGGTCGTCCTCACGAATCAGGTCTACACCGACCCGGACGGTGACCGCGCCCGACCGCTCGGGGGCCACACCCTCGAACACTGGACCGGCACCGTGGTCCGCATCGAGCGATTCCGCGGCGGCAACCGGCGCGCGACCCTCGAAAAGCACCGCGCCAGACCCGCGGGCGAGAAAGCCCAGTTCCGGATTACCGACGCCGGAATCGAAGGCGTCGAGGACGTGCCCGGCGTCTGA
- a CDS encoding homoserine kinase codes for MLTVRAPATTANLGSGFDVFGAALTRPADVVRVERASETTIEVTGAGAEYVPTDPAENTAGVVARELDAPAHIRIDKGVRPSSGLGSSAASAAGAAVALNELYDRGLSREELVWLAAEGEAVVSGEAHADNVAPSILGGFTVVTDAGITTIDADLPVVVCLPETVVSTRDARRVVPESVEMDQMVETVGNASTLVAGMCRDDPELVGRGLTDPVVTPARAELIDGYDAVAEAASEAGATGVTVSGAGPGVLAVCRRRGQRRAVASAMVGAFEDAGVDACAYQTEIGDGAELHRA; via the coding sequence ATGCTTACGGTGCGGGCCCCGGCGACGACGGCGAATCTCGGCAGTGGCTTCGACGTGTTCGGGGCGGCGTTGACCCGCCCCGCGGACGTGGTGCGGGTCGAACGAGCGAGCGAGACCACCATCGAAGTGACCGGCGCGGGCGCGGAGTACGTCCCGACCGACCCGGCGGAGAACACCGCGGGCGTGGTCGCCCGCGAACTCGACGCGCCCGCTCACATCCGAATCGACAAAGGAGTTCGACCCTCGTCGGGTCTCGGTTCGTCGGCCGCCAGCGCCGCTGGTGCGGCGGTCGCGCTGAACGAACTCTACGACCGGGGACTCTCCCGCGAGGAACTCGTCTGGCTTGCGGCCGAGGGCGAGGCGGTCGTCTCGGGCGAGGCCCACGCCGACAACGTGGCCCCCTCGATTCTGGGCGGGTTCACCGTCGTCACCGACGCGGGCATCACGACAATCGACGCCGACCTGCCGGTCGTGGTCTGCCTGCCCGAGACTGTCGTCTCGACCCGCGACGCCCGCCGCGTCGTTCCCGAGTCGGTCGAGATGGACCAGATGGTCGAGACGGTGGGCAACGCCTCGACGCTGGTCGCGGGGATGTGTCGGGACGACCCCGAACTCGTCGGTCGGGGCCTGACCGACCCCGTAGTCACACCTGCCCGCGCGGAACTCATCGACGGCTACGACGCGGTGGCCGAGGCCGCGAGCGAGGCAGGCGCGACCGGCGTCACCGTCTCTGGCGCGGGTCCGGGCGTCTTGGCGGTGTGTCGCCGCCGCGGTCAGCGCCGGGCCGTCGCCTCGGCGATGGTCGGCGCGTTCGAGGACGCTGGGGTGGATGCGTGCGCCTACCAGACCGAAATCGGGGATGGGGCGGAACTCCATCGCGCGTAG
- a CDS encoding DUF106 domain-containing protein, with the protein MARTADKIESLIADDPAMADALAVVYDRTDGGSDRIEWADVNDELTSGQWGRLIEKDVLESVGDEFRLADPAAVETALDDEPTTTTVTTDTDADDLDADESSWTKWDKLAAVGAAGLFLGYSQTAVRDVVGGTVDLLLGPIDGVVPFYMVVLVVAVLTGLFTTLLQANLMDMEKMSAYQERMKAIQEKRKQAKERGDDEALEQIREEQMDAMGDQLGMFKEQFRPMVWTMFFTIPVFLWIYWMVLDGHVSSGEWTIVAPLIGEARWTTKVLGPMQLWIVWYFLCSMSFTQVLRKALNIQTTPT; encoded by the coding sequence ATGGCACGGACCGCGGACAAAATCGAGTCGCTCATCGCCGACGACCCGGCGATGGCCGACGCCTTAGCGGTCGTCTACGACCGCACCGACGGCGGCTCGGACCGCATCGAGTGGGCCGACGTGAACGACGAACTCACGAGCGGCCAGTGGGGTCGCCTCATCGAAAAGGACGTGTTGGAGAGCGTCGGCGACGAGTTCCGACTCGCCGACCCCGCCGCCGTCGAGACGGCGCTGGACGACGAACCGACGACGACCACGGTCACGACCGACACCGACGCCGACGACCTCGACGCCGACGAGTCGTCGTGGACCAAGTGGGACAAACTGGCGGCCGTCGGTGCCGCCGGACTGTTCCTCGGCTACTCCCAGACGGCGGTTCGGGACGTCGTCGGGGGCACCGTGGACTTGCTGTTGGGTCCCATCGACGGCGTGGTGCCCTTCTACATGGTCGTGTTGGTCGTGGCGGTACTGACGGGGCTGTTCACCACCCTCCTGCAAGCGAACCTGATGGACATGGAGAAGATGAGCGCGTATCAGGAGCGCATGAAGGCGATTCAGGAGAAGCGCAAGCAGGCCAAAGAGCGCGGCGACGACGAGGCCCTCGAACAGATTCGGGAGGAGCAGATGGACGCCATGGGCGACCAGTTGGGCATGTTCAAAGAGCAGTTCCGCCCGATGGTGTGGACGATGTTCTTCACCATCCCGGTGTTCCTCTGGATATACTGGATGGTGCTGGACGGCCACGTCTCCTCGGGCGAGTGGACCATCGTCGCGCCCCTCATCGGCGAAGCGCGCTGGACGACGAAGGTCCTCGGCCCGATGCAGCTCTGGATTGTCTGGTACTTCCTCTGCTCGATGAGTTTCACGCAGGTCCTCCGGAAGGCGCTGAACATCCAGACGACCCCGACGTGA
- a CDS encoding DUF6293 family protein — protein sequence MQTHIVPVGFDYDRLIAPLVRDQLDVDRVILLEGAVGSEANVEYSQNLSQKLEQDFRNLLGATTERVVVADVYDYDAAFEQAYDLINAELDEGREVWVNISAMPRTVSFAFATAAHSVMVEREQDREKIHTYYTAPEKYLETELAEELRRQVDLLEDLSGRTGTDAPGEVTDERVEQRLDSARGLLSEFDERGTTIGAKRVGDGHIAEIPVASFSNVKPFEEVILFKLGEEGEFESVSELAEALASELDEEYTDSFRSKVIYNVDRLGPGGKGYIEQEEHGKSYRTRLSRIGELWVRAHANGDVLDGSDRA from the coding sequence ATGCAAACCCACATCGTTCCGGTCGGGTTCGACTACGACCGGCTCATCGCGCCCCTCGTGCGCGACCAGTTGGACGTGGACCGCGTTATCCTGCTGGAGGGTGCGGTCGGGAGCGAGGCCAACGTCGAGTACTCTCAGAACCTCTCTCAGAAGTTGGAACAGGACTTCCGGAACCTGCTCGGTGCGACCACCGAGCGAGTCGTCGTCGCCGACGTGTACGACTACGACGCCGCCTTCGAACAGGCCTACGACCTCATCAACGCGGAGTTGGACGAGGGCCGCGAGGTGTGGGTCAACATCTCGGCGATGCCCCGGACCGTCAGTTTCGCGTTTGCGACCGCGGCCCACTCCGTGATGGTCGAACGCGAGCAGGACCGCGAGAAGATTCACACCTACTACACCGCCCCGGAGAAGTACCTCGAAACCGAACTCGCCGAGGAACTCCGCCGACAGGTTGACCTGCTCGAAGACCTCTCCGGCAGGACCGGGACCGACGCGCCCGGCGAGGTCACGGACGAGCGCGTCGAACAGCGCCTCGACAGCGCCCGCGGCCTCCTCTCGGAGTTCGACGAGCGGGGCACCACTATCGGCGCGAAGCGCGTCGGCGACGGCCACATCGCCGAGATTCCGGTCGCCTCGTTCTCCAACGTCAAACCCTTCGAAGAGGTCATCCTGTTCAAACTCGGCGAGGAAGGGGAGTTCGAGTCGGTCTCGGAACTCGCCGAAGCCCTCGCCAGCGAACTCGACGAGGAGTACACCGACAGCTTTCGCTCGAAGGTCATCTACAACGTCGATAGGTTGGGACCGGGCGGGAAAGGGTACATCGAACAGGAGGAACACGGGAAGTCCTACCGGACACGCCTGTCCCGAATCGGCGAGTTGTGGGTCCGAGCGCACGCCAACGGCGACGTTCTTGACGGGTCCGACAGGGCGTAA